The Brachyhypopomus gauderio isolate BG-103 chromosome 7, BGAUD_0.2, whole genome shotgun sequence genome has a window encoding:
- the lim2.5 gene encoding lens intrinsic membrane protein 2.5, with protein MYSFMGGGLFCAFVGNVLLVVSTATDYWMQYRLSGSFANQGLWRYCMSGKCYMQTDSVAYWNATRAFMILSAMSCFAGIIAGILSFAHFSSFERFNRSFAAGIMFFVSTLFVLLAMAVYTGVTVNFLGRRFGDWRFSWSYILGWVALIMTFFAGIFYMCAYRMQECRRVAGSR; from the exons ATGTACAGCTTCATGGGAGGAGGTCTCTTCTGTGCCTTCGTGGGGAACGTCCTCCTGGTCGTCTCCACGGCTACCGACTACTGGATGCAGTACCGCCTGTCCGGCAGCTTCGCTAACCAGGGCCTGTGGCGCTACTGCATGTCGGGCAAGTGCTACATGCAGACGGACAGCGTAG CTTACTGGAACGCCACCAGGGCCTTCATGATCCTGTCAGCCATGTCATGTTTCGCGGGGATCATCGCCGGCATCCTCTCGTTCGCTCACTTCTCCTCGTTCGAGAGGTTCAACCGTTCCTTTGCTGCGGGGATCATGTTTTTTGTTTCAA CTCTCTTTGTTCTGCTAGCGATGGCTGTCTACACGGGAGTGACCGTGAACTTCCTGGGCCGGCGCTTCGGTGACTGGCGGTTCTCCTGGTCGTACATACTAGGCTGGGTGGCTTTGATCATGACCTTTTTCGCAG GGATATTTTACATGTGTGCCTACAGGATGCAGGAGTGCAGGAGAGTGGCTGGCTCACGCTAG
- the vsig10l gene encoding cell adhesion molecule CEACAM6 isoform X1 — translation MKRCLLKLTSFALLLICNITGCGCSLVVLPTGPTRVNAFVGTNVTLGVNYSGVTGPLVTWYMGSVRVAIWIAGYSIPPDIAPAHRGVLSLDHSGSLMFRNVTLNYSHTYTVQMMKPGNSEASVNFTLSVYDSIRDVSLGTGVQDAVEGGAAYELFYSSAPGQAASSEWYFNGLPLADSSRYAITDKSLTIKRPSRNDTGRYGVVLTNPFSSGKQYKDVTVFYGPDQPFLEVSPTKATFVAGETLSLSCRAEGVPAPSATWVYNGHSLPTSPNGTLQLTDVQPSQSGFYTCMLVNVKTSAHLERDVTIEVRGLSTAAIVGLAAGIPCGLLLLILLAGLVLLCVFCYKKKDRNPRYPVSRAVEKAVVSQPDMTKPHKLLISGLKQPPDYRLYDHQGITERAGSLPLATHPMRMATTV, via the exons ATGAAGAGATGTCTTTTGAAGCTTACCAGTTTTGCGCTTCTACTGATTTGCAACATAACCG GTTGTGGTTGCTCTCTAGTCGTCTTACCCACTGGGCCCACCCGGGTCAATGCTTTTGTTGGTACCAATGTGACCCTTGGTGTGAACTACAGTGGAGTCACTGGACCTCTGGTGACCTGGTACATGGGGTCGGTGCGAGTGGCGATATGGATCGCGGGCTACAGCATTCCTCCCGACATTGCTCCTGCACACAGAGGGGTTCTGTCACTAGATCACAGCGGATCGCTCATGTTCCGGAATGTCACTCTCAACTACAGCCATACTTACACGGTGCAGATGATGAAACCAGGGAATTCAGAGGCGTCTGTCAACTTTACACTCTCAGTATATG ACAGCATCCGAGACGTTTCCTTGGGCACCGGGGTGCAGGACGCCGTGGAGGGAGGTGCAGCCTACGAGCTCTTCTACAGCTCCGCACCAGGGCAGGCCGCATCTTCTGAGTGGTACTTCAACGGGCTGCCCCTGGCCGACAGCTCTCGCTACGCCATTACGGACAAGAGTCTGACGATAAAGCGTCCAAGCCGCAATGACACGGGACGCTACGGCGTCGTTCTCACCAACCCGTTCAGCTCTGGGAAGCAGTACAAGGACGTCACCGTGTTTT ATGGGCCAGACCAGCCGTTTTTGGAGGTCAGCCCAACAAAAGCCACCTTTGTTGCAGGGGAGACGCTCTCTCTGTCCTGCCGAGCTGAAGGAGTCCCCGCCCCCTCTGCTACCTGGGTTTACAATGGCCACAGCCTCCCCACCTCGCCCAATGGAACGCTCCAGCTGACGGATGTGCAACCAAGCCAGAGCGGTTTCTACACCTGTATGCTAGTTAACGTGAAGACCAGTGCGCATCTTGAGAGGGACGTCACCATAGAAGTGCGGG GTCTCAGTACGGCGGCCATTGTTGGCCTAGCTGCTGGAATCCCCTGTGGTCTCCTCCTGTTGATCCTCCTCGCTGGCCTCGTCCTCCTGTGTGTCTTCTGCTATAAAAAGAAAG ATCGAAATCCCAGATATCCTGTATCAAGAGCAGTGGAGAAA GCTGTGGTCAGTCAGCCTGATATGACCAAACCTCATAAACTTCTCATTAGTGGACTGAAACAGCCTCCTGATTACAGACTTTACGATCACCAG GGGATAACGGAGCGAGCTGGCTCGTTGCCGTTAGCGACCCACCCTATGAGAATGGCTACTACAGTGTAA
- the LOC143519220 gene encoding sialic acid-binding Ig-like lectin 14 isoform X2: MDRQPVHVCFLLRVLWCVMVEAQDWHVDLPAEISALSGSCLFIPCSFTHPSSHEPSDATWYSYSSTKYPVVYSKDPTAIIEPFRGRTKLIGDVKSGNCSLNINYVVPEMNGYHLYPWIDPDKVDHKFYLNTIMLNVQEMPGAVDLYVEGEPKEDDTLRVICAVKHTCPFSPPTLSFGDTSGNVQTNQTDLGQGSWQTISIISFPGQVSDQGRPVGCWVRRQGRPTVPKWVEINLSYSPQSVHVSGETSTALVGGEVTLECRSNANPPASSFLWYLQRDGSIRELSAREMSVTVPDLPPDQSRFYCGAQNAHGVANSTSPFIVTVEYPPTIQPESCCIIQAPSLRCWCKVRAWPSASVEWRVNSGDPHSTLRDVRTVRVKLNHTFSGKLLFNGTFQITAVTCRAFNVHGEQEHSLVMKALPLDVTIVQHPTHVREGQYVTLSCMCRAFPAVLSYSWYQVQGDREVELGEQSERLHLVAVGRLMGPYRCSAMNEVGWTSSTSALVHVDFAPVISPDSFCALENGEVKYSPVGKGSLIAAVACGAVGVVLGTVSLLYCLQRTRYFEKFD, from the exons ATGGACCGTCAGCCTGTTCACGTTTGCTTTCTCCTGCGAG TGCTCTGGTGTGTAATGGTGGAGGCTCAGGACTGGCACGTGGACCTGCCTGCTGAGATCAGCGCTCTGTCCGGCTCCTGCCTCTTCATCCCATGCTCCTTCACCCACCCGTCCTCCCACGAGCCGTCCGACGCCACCTGGTACAGCTACTCCAGCACCAAGTACCCCGTGGTCTACAGTAAAGACCCCACGGCCATAATCGAGCCGTTCCGTGGTAGAACGAAGCTCATAGGAGATGTCAAGTCAGGCAACTGCAGTCTGAACATAAATTATGTTGTGCCAGAAATGAACGGATACCACCTTTACCCCTGGATCGATCCGGATAAAGTCGACCACAAATTCTATTTGAATACCATTATGCTGAATGTCCAAG agatgccaggagcAGTAGACCTGTATGTTGAGGGAGAACCTAAAGAGGACGACACTCTCCGTGTTATTTGTGCAGTAAAGCACACTTGCCCTttctctcccccaacactctcgTTTGGTGACACGAGTGGAAACGTCCAGACCAACCAGACTGACCTGGGCCAGGGCAGCTGGCAAACGATAAGCATCATCTCCTTTCCTGGCCAAGTCAGTGACCAGGGCCGGCCGGTCGGCTGCTGGGTGAGACGCCAGGGAAGGCCAACAGTCCCCAAGTGGGTGGAGATTAACCTGAGCT ATTCGCCGCAATCAGTGCACGTCTCTGGGGAGACCAGCACGGCCCTGGTGGGGGGCGAAGTCACTCTGGAATGCCGCAGCAACGCAAACCCCCCTGCCTCCTCGTTCCTGTGGTACCTGCAGAGGGACGGCTCCATACGTGAGCTGAGCGCTCGCGAGATGAGCGTCACCGTCCCTGACCTGCCCCCTGACCAGAGCCGCTTCTACTGCGGAGCGCAGAACGCACACGGAGTGGccaactccacctcccccttcATCGTCACCGTGGAGT ACCCGCCCACCATCCAGCCGGAATCCTGCTGCATCATCCAAGCTCCATCACTGCGGTGCTGGTGTAAGGTCCGAGCCTGGCCCAGTGCCTCTGTGGAGTGGAGGGTGAACAGTGGAGACCCTCACTCTACCCTCAGGGATGTTAGGACGGTCAGAGTAAAGCTGAACCACACGTTCAGCGGGAAGCTGCTTTTTAACGGAACTTTCCAGATCACGGCTGTGACCTGCAGGGCCTTCAATGTTCATGGCGAGCAGGAGCACTCCCTCGTTATGAAGG CGCTCCCATTGGACGTGACCATCGTTCAGCATCCTACCCATGTCCGGGAGGGTCAGTATGTCACGTTGTCCTGCATGTGCCGGGCTTTCCCCGCAGTGCTCTCCTACAGCTGGTACCAGGTCcagggggacagagaggtggAGCTTGGGGAGCAGTCGGAGAGGCTCCACCTGGTGGCCGTGGGCCGGCTCATGGGGCCATACCGCTGCTCGGCCATGAACGAGGTGGGCTGGACCAGCTCCACCAGTGCCCTGGTTCACGTGGACT TCGCCCCCGTCATCTCACCTGATTCCTTCTGTGCACTGGAGAATGGAGAGGTGAAGT ACTCTCCTGTAGGGAAAGGCTCCCTCATCGCTGCAGTGGCTTGTGGGGCTGTGGGCGTGGTGCTTGGGACTGTCTCACTTCTCTACTGCTTACAGAGGACAAG GTACTTTGAGAAGTTTGATTGA
- the LOC143519220 gene encoding B-cell receptor CD22-like isoform X4, with protein sequence MNGYHLYPWIDPDKVDHKFYLNTIMLNVQEMPGAVDLYVEGEPKEDDTLRVICAVKHTCPFSPPTLSFGDTSGNVQTNQTDLGQGSWQTISIISFPGQVSDQGRPVGCWVRRQGRPTVPKWVEINLSYSPQSVHVSGETSTALVGGEVTLECRSNANPPASSFLWYLQRDGSIRELSAREMSVTVPDLPPDQSRFYCGAQNAHGVANSTSPFIVTVEYPPTIQPESCCIIQAPSLRCWCKVRAWPSASVEWRVNSGDPHSTLRDVRTVRVKLNHTFSGKLLFNGTFQITAVTCRAFNVHGEQEHSLVMKALPLDVTIVQHPTHVREGQYVTLSCMCRAFPAVLSYSWYQVQGDREVELGEQSERLHLVAVGRLMGPYRCSAMNEVGWTSSTSALVHVDFAPVISPDSFCALENGEVKYSPVGKGSLIAAVACGAVGVVLGTVSLLYCLQRTRRANGRKDDTPVEVQMDDVRPFGTDWS encoded by the exons ATGAACGGATACCACCTTTACCCCTGGATCGATCCGGATAAAGTCGACCACAAATTCTATTTGAATACCATTATGCTGAATGTCCAAG agatgccaggagcAGTAGACCTGTATGTTGAGGGAGAACCTAAAGAGGACGACACTCTCCGTGTTATTTGTGCAGTAAAGCACACTTGCCCTttctctcccccaacactctcgTTTGGTGACACGAGTGGAAACGTCCAGACCAACCAGACTGACCTGGGCCAGGGCAGCTGGCAAACGATAAGCATCATCTCCTTTCCTGGCCAAGTCAGTGACCAGGGCCGGCCGGTCGGCTGCTGGGTGAGACGCCAGGGAAGGCCAACAGTCCCCAAGTGGGTGGAGATTAACCTGAGCT ATTCGCCGCAATCAGTGCACGTCTCTGGGGAGACCAGCACGGCCCTGGTGGGGGGCGAAGTCACTCTGGAATGCCGCAGCAACGCAAACCCCCCTGCCTCCTCGTTCCTGTGGTACCTGCAGAGGGACGGCTCCATACGTGAGCTGAGCGCTCGCGAGATGAGCGTCACCGTCCCTGACCTGCCCCCTGACCAGAGCCGCTTCTACTGCGGAGCGCAGAACGCACACGGAGTGGccaactccacctcccccttcATCGTCACCGTGGAGT ACCCGCCCACCATCCAGCCGGAATCCTGCTGCATCATCCAAGCTCCATCACTGCGGTGCTGGTGTAAGGTCCGAGCCTGGCCCAGTGCCTCTGTGGAGTGGAGGGTGAACAGTGGAGACCCTCACTCTACCCTCAGGGATGTTAGGACGGTCAGAGTAAAGCTGAACCACACGTTCAGCGGGAAGCTGCTTTTTAACGGAACTTTCCAGATCACGGCTGTGACCTGCAGGGCCTTCAATGTTCATGGCGAGCAGGAGCACTCCCTCGTTATGAAGG CGCTCCCATTGGACGTGACCATCGTTCAGCATCCTACCCATGTCCGGGAGGGTCAGTATGTCACGTTGTCCTGCATGTGCCGGGCTTTCCCCGCAGTGCTCTCCTACAGCTGGTACCAGGTCcagggggacagagaggtggAGCTTGGGGAGCAGTCGGAGAGGCTCCACCTGGTGGCCGTGGGCCGGCTCATGGGGCCATACCGCTGCTCGGCCATGAACGAGGTGGGCTGGACCAGCTCCACCAGTGCCCTGGTTCACGTGGACT TCGCCCCCGTCATCTCACCTGATTCCTTCTGTGCACTGGAGAATGGAGAGGTGAAGT ACTCTCCTGTAGGGAAAGGCTCCCTCATCGCTGCAGTGGCTTGTGGGGCTGTGGGCGTGGTGCTTGGGACTGTCTCACTTCTCTACTGCTTACAGAGGACAAG GAGGGCGAATGGCAGGAAGGATGACACACCTGTGGAAGTTCAGATGGACG ATGTCAGGCCATTCGGGACAGACTGGTCCTAA
- the LOC143519220 gene encoding sialic acid-binding Ig-like lectin 14 isoform X1 has translation MDRQPVHVCFLLRVLWCVMVEAQDWHVDLPAEISALSGSCLFIPCSFTHPSSHEPSDATWYSYSSTKYPVVYSKDPTAIIEPFRGRTKLIGDVKSGNCSLNINYVVPEMNGYHLYPWIDPDKVDHKFYLNTIMLNVQEMPGAVDLYVEGEPKEDDTLRVICAVKHTCPFSPPTLSFGDTSGNVQTNQTDLGQGSWQTISIISFPGQVSDQGRPVGCWVRRQGRPTVPKWVEINLSYSPQSVHVSGETSTALVGGEVTLECRSNANPPASSFLWYLQRDGSIRELSAREMSVTVPDLPPDQSRFYCGAQNAHGVANSTSPFIVTVEYPPTIQPESCCIIQAPSLRCWCKVRAWPSASVEWRVNSGDPHSTLRDVRTVRVKLNHTFSGKLLFNGTFQITAVTCRAFNVHGEQEHSLVMKALPLDVTIVQHPTHVREGQYVTLSCMCRAFPAVLSYSWYQVQGDREVELGEQSERLHLVAVGRLMGPYRCSAMNEVGWTSSTSALVHVDFAPVISPDSFCALENGEVKYSPVGKGSLIAAVACGAVGVVLGTVSLLYCLQRTRRANGRKDDTPVEVQMDDVRPFGTDWS, from the exons ATGGACCGTCAGCCTGTTCACGTTTGCTTTCTCCTGCGAG TGCTCTGGTGTGTAATGGTGGAGGCTCAGGACTGGCACGTGGACCTGCCTGCTGAGATCAGCGCTCTGTCCGGCTCCTGCCTCTTCATCCCATGCTCCTTCACCCACCCGTCCTCCCACGAGCCGTCCGACGCCACCTGGTACAGCTACTCCAGCACCAAGTACCCCGTGGTCTACAGTAAAGACCCCACGGCCATAATCGAGCCGTTCCGTGGTAGAACGAAGCTCATAGGAGATGTCAAGTCAGGCAACTGCAGTCTGAACATAAATTATGTTGTGCCAGAAATGAACGGATACCACCTTTACCCCTGGATCGATCCGGATAAAGTCGACCACAAATTCTATTTGAATACCATTATGCTGAATGTCCAAG agatgccaggagcAGTAGACCTGTATGTTGAGGGAGAACCTAAAGAGGACGACACTCTCCGTGTTATTTGTGCAGTAAAGCACACTTGCCCTttctctcccccaacactctcgTTTGGTGACACGAGTGGAAACGTCCAGACCAACCAGACTGACCTGGGCCAGGGCAGCTGGCAAACGATAAGCATCATCTCCTTTCCTGGCCAAGTCAGTGACCAGGGCCGGCCGGTCGGCTGCTGGGTGAGACGCCAGGGAAGGCCAACAGTCCCCAAGTGGGTGGAGATTAACCTGAGCT ATTCGCCGCAATCAGTGCACGTCTCTGGGGAGACCAGCACGGCCCTGGTGGGGGGCGAAGTCACTCTGGAATGCCGCAGCAACGCAAACCCCCCTGCCTCCTCGTTCCTGTGGTACCTGCAGAGGGACGGCTCCATACGTGAGCTGAGCGCTCGCGAGATGAGCGTCACCGTCCCTGACCTGCCCCCTGACCAGAGCCGCTTCTACTGCGGAGCGCAGAACGCACACGGAGTGGccaactccacctcccccttcATCGTCACCGTGGAGT ACCCGCCCACCATCCAGCCGGAATCCTGCTGCATCATCCAAGCTCCATCACTGCGGTGCTGGTGTAAGGTCCGAGCCTGGCCCAGTGCCTCTGTGGAGTGGAGGGTGAACAGTGGAGACCCTCACTCTACCCTCAGGGATGTTAGGACGGTCAGAGTAAAGCTGAACCACACGTTCAGCGGGAAGCTGCTTTTTAACGGAACTTTCCAGATCACGGCTGTGACCTGCAGGGCCTTCAATGTTCATGGCGAGCAGGAGCACTCCCTCGTTATGAAGG CGCTCCCATTGGACGTGACCATCGTTCAGCATCCTACCCATGTCCGGGAGGGTCAGTATGTCACGTTGTCCTGCATGTGCCGGGCTTTCCCCGCAGTGCTCTCCTACAGCTGGTACCAGGTCcagggggacagagaggtggAGCTTGGGGAGCAGTCGGAGAGGCTCCACCTGGTGGCCGTGGGCCGGCTCATGGGGCCATACCGCTGCTCGGCCATGAACGAGGTGGGCTGGACCAGCTCCACCAGTGCCCTGGTTCACGTGGACT TCGCCCCCGTCATCTCACCTGATTCCTTCTGTGCACTGGAGAATGGAGAGGTGAAGT ACTCTCCTGTAGGGAAAGGCTCCCTCATCGCTGCAGTGGCTTGTGGGGCTGTGGGCGTGGTGCTTGGGACTGTCTCACTTCTCTACTGCTTACAGAGGACAAG GAGGGCGAATGGCAGGAAGGATGACACACCTGTGGAAGTTCAGATGGACG ATGTCAGGCCATTCGGGACAGACTGGTCCTAA
- the LOC143519220 gene encoding sialic acid-binding Ig-like lectin 14 isoform X3, with protein MDRQPVHVCFLLRVLWCVMVEAQDWHVDLPAEISALSGSCLFIPCSFTHPSSHEPSDATWYSYSSTKYPVVYSKDPTAIIEPFRGRTKLIGDVKSGNCSLNINYVVPEMNGYHLYPWIDPDKVDHKFYLNTIMLNVQEMPGAVDLYVEGEPKEDDTLRVICAVKHTCPFSPPTLSFGDTSGNVQTNQTDLGQGSWQTISIISFPGQVSDQGRPVGCWVRRQGRPTVPKWVEINLSYSPQSVHVSGETSTALVGGEVTLECRSNANPPASSFLWYLQRDGSIRELSAREMSVTVPDLPPDQSRFYCGAQNAHGVANSTSPFIVTVEYPPTIQPESCCIIQAPSLRCWCKVRAWPSASVEWRVNSGDPHSTLRDVRTVRVKLNHTFSGKLLFNGTFQITAVTCRAFNVHGEQEHSLVMKALPLDVTIVQHPTHVREGQYVTLSCMCRAFPAVLSYSWYQVQGDREVELGEQSERLHLVAVGRLMGPYRCSAMNEVGWTSSTSALVHVDFAPVISPDSFCALENGEVKCECLVDAYPAAAVDWLAAGVQDKQTADTESDTESRDT; from the exons ATGGACCGTCAGCCTGTTCACGTTTGCTTTCTCCTGCGAG TGCTCTGGTGTGTAATGGTGGAGGCTCAGGACTGGCACGTGGACCTGCCTGCTGAGATCAGCGCTCTGTCCGGCTCCTGCCTCTTCATCCCATGCTCCTTCACCCACCCGTCCTCCCACGAGCCGTCCGACGCCACCTGGTACAGCTACTCCAGCACCAAGTACCCCGTGGTCTACAGTAAAGACCCCACGGCCATAATCGAGCCGTTCCGTGGTAGAACGAAGCTCATAGGAGATGTCAAGTCAGGCAACTGCAGTCTGAACATAAATTATGTTGTGCCAGAAATGAACGGATACCACCTTTACCCCTGGATCGATCCGGATAAAGTCGACCACAAATTCTATTTGAATACCATTATGCTGAATGTCCAAG agatgccaggagcAGTAGACCTGTATGTTGAGGGAGAACCTAAAGAGGACGACACTCTCCGTGTTATTTGTGCAGTAAAGCACACTTGCCCTttctctcccccaacactctcgTTTGGTGACACGAGTGGAAACGTCCAGACCAACCAGACTGACCTGGGCCAGGGCAGCTGGCAAACGATAAGCATCATCTCCTTTCCTGGCCAAGTCAGTGACCAGGGCCGGCCGGTCGGCTGCTGGGTGAGACGCCAGGGAAGGCCAACAGTCCCCAAGTGGGTGGAGATTAACCTGAGCT ATTCGCCGCAATCAGTGCACGTCTCTGGGGAGACCAGCACGGCCCTGGTGGGGGGCGAAGTCACTCTGGAATGCCGCAGCAACGCAAACCCCCCTGCCTCCTCGTTCCTGTGGTACCTGCAGAGGGACGGCTCCATACGTGAGCTGAGCGCTCGCGAGATGAGCGTCACCGTCCCTGACCTGCCCCCTGACCAGAGCCGCTTCTACTGCGGAGCGCAGAACGCACACGGAGTGGccaactccacctcccccttcATCGTCACCGTGGAGT ACCCGCCCACCATCCAGCCGGAATCCTGCTGCATCATCCAAGCTCCATCACTGCGGTGCTGGTGTAAGGTCCGAGCCTGGCCCAGTGCCTCTGTGGAGTGGAGGGTGAACAGTGGAGACCCTCACTCTACCCTCAGGGATGTTAGGACGGTCAGAGTAAAGCTGAACCACACGTTCAGCGGGAAGCTGCTTTTTAACGGAACTTTCCAGATCACGGCTGTGACCTGCAGGGCCTTCAATGTTCATGGCGAGCAGGAGCACTCCCTCGTTATGAAGG CGCTCCCATTGGACGTGACCATCGTTCAGCATCCTACCCATGTCCGGGAGGGTCAGTATGTCACGTTGTCCTGCATGTGCCGGGCTTTCCCCGCAGTGCTCTCCTACAGCTGGTACCAGGTCcagggggacagagaggtggAGCTTGGGGAGCAGTCGGAGAGGCTCCACCTGGTGGCCGTGGGCCGGCTCATGGGGCCATACCGCTGCTCGGCCATGAACGAGGTGGGCTGGACCAGCTCCACCAGTGCCCTGGTTCACGTGGACT TCGCCCCCGTCATCTCACCTGATTCCTTCTGTGCACTGGAGAATGGAGAGGTGAAGTGTGAGTGTCTGGTTGACGCTTATCCAGCGGCTGCTGTAGACTGGCTGGCCGCCGGCGTCCAGGACAAGCAGACGGCGGATACAGAGTCGGATACAGAGTCTCGTGACACTTAG
- the vsig10l gene encoding cell adhesion molecule CEACAM6 isoform X2, whose protein sequence is MSFEAYQFCASTDLQHNRHTYTVQMMKPGNSEASVNFTLSVYDSIRDVSLGTGVQDAVEGGAAYELFYSSAPGQAASSEWYFNGLPLADSSRYAITDKSLTIKRPSRNDTGRYGVVLTNPFSSGKQYKDVTVFYGPDQPFLEVSPTKATFVAGETLSLSCRAEGVPAPSATWVYNGHSLPTSPNGTLQLTDVQPSQSGFYTCMLVNVKTSAHLERDVTIEVRGLSTAAIVGLAAGIPCGLLLLILLAGLVLLCVFCYKKKDRNPRYPVSRAVEKAVVSQPDMTKPHKLLISGLKQPPDYRLYDHQGITERAGSLPLATHPMRMATTV, encoded by the exons ATGTCTTTTGAAGCTTACCAGTTTTGCGCTTCTACTGATTTGCAACATAACCG CCATACTTACACGGTGCAGATGATGAAACCAGGGAATTCAGAGGCGTCTGTCAACTTTACACTCTCAGTATATG ACAGCATCCGAGACGTTTCCTTGGGCACCGGGGTGCAGGACGCCGTGGAGGGAGGTGCAGCCTACGAGCTCTTCTACAGCTCCGCACCAGGGCAGGCCGCATCTTCTGAGTGGTACTTCAACGGGCTGCCCCTGGCCGACAGCTCTCGCTACGCCATTACGGACAAGAGTCTGACGATAAAGCGTCCAAGCCGCAATGACACGGGACGCTACGGCGTCGTTCTCACCAACCCGTTCAGCTCTGGGAAGCAGTACAAGGACGTCACCGTGTTTT ATGGGCCAGACCAGCCGTTTTTGGAGGTCAGCCCAACAAAAGCCACCTTTGTTGCAGGGGAGACGCTCTCTCTGTCCTGCCGAGCTGAAGGAGTCCCCGCCCCCTCTGCTACCTGGGTTTACAATGGCCACAGCCTCCCCACCTCGCCCAATGGAACGCTCCAGCTGACGGATGTGCAACCAAGCCAGAGCGGTTTCTACACCTGTATGCTAGTTAACGTGAAGACCAGTGCGCATCTTGAGAGGGACGTCACCATAGAAGTGCGGG GTCTCAGTACGGCGGCCATTGTTGGCCTAGCTGCTGGAATCCCCTGTGGTCTCCTCCTGTTGATCCTCCTCGCTGGCCTCGTCCTCCTGTGTGTCTTCTGCTATAAAAAGAAAG ATCGAAATCCCAGATATCCTGTATCAAGAGCAGTGGAGAAA GCTGTGGTCAGTCAGCCTGATATGACCAAACCTCATAAACTTCTCATTAGTGGACTGAAACAGCCTCCTGATTACAGACTTTACGATCACCAG GGGATAACGGAGCGAGCTGGCTCGTTGCCGTTAGCGACCCACCCTATGAGAATGGCTACTACAGTGTAA
- the LOC143519222 gene encoding free fatty acid receptor 2 yields MTKSWVLLSSYIVTFLIGLPANLLAIYAFIRKLSDRPTPTDILLLNLTASDLIFLLFLPLKMYEAASGMEWHLPQALCSFTCFVFFTTIYTSSVLLMAVSVDRYLAAAFPVAYRTSRRALHAIVGSVFIWLCSGAHCSIIFIVVHIAGSNHTTPRTSCYDNFTSIQNHIILPTRLEFFVVLCLVPLLVSVFCYLKCIWILFNRPCIAKDKKQRAIGMAIGTLAVFLICFLPYNISHVVGYSDNQSPEWRHYTLLLSTFNTCLDPIIFYFSSNAYRNTTKLSFFKLTSFKRRDPPRFDTSEDK; encoded by the coding sequence ATGACAAAATCCTGGGTGCTACTCAGCAGCTACATTGTGACCTTCTTGATCGGCCTGCCAGCCAACCTCCTAGCCATTTACGCCTTCATCCGGAAGCTCAGTGATAGACCCACACCCACCGACATCCTTCTGCTCAACCTGACAGCCTCCGACCtgatcttcctcctcttcctcccgcTGAAAATGTACGAGGCGGCATCAGGCATGGAGTGGCACCTGCCCCAGGCCCTGTGCTCCTTCACCTGCTTCGTCTTCTTcaccaccatctacaccagctCCGTGCTGCTGATGGCGGTCAGCGTGGACCGCTACTTGGCTGCCGCCTTCCCCGTGGCCTACCGCACGTCCCGCAGGGCACTCCACGCCATCGTCGGCAGCGTCTTCATCTGGCTGTGCAGCGGGGCACACTGCAGCATCATCTTCATCGTCGTGCACATTGCCGGCAGCAACCACACCACCCCTAGGACGTCCTGCTACGACAACTTCACCAGCATCCAGAATCACATCATCCTTCCCACTCGCCTCGAGTTCTTTGTGGTGCTGTGCCTGGTGCCGCTCCTGGTCTCTGTGTTCTGCTACCTCAAATGCATCTGGATCCTGTTCAACAGGCCCTGCATAGCCAAGGACAAGAAACAGAGGGCCATCGGCATGGCCATCGGCACCTTGGCGGTCTTCCTGATATGCTTCCTGCCGTACAACATCTCCCATGTGGTGGGCTACAGTGACAACCAAAGTCCCGAGTGGAGGCACTACACCCTGCTGCTTAGCACCTTCAACACCTGCCTGGACCCAATCATCTTCTACTTTTCCTCCAACGCCTACCGCAACACCACCAAACTTTCCTTCTTTAAACTCACGTCCTTCAAGCGCCGCGATCCCCCGAGATTCGACACCTCTGAGGATAAGTGA